Proteins from a genomic interval of Benincasa hispida cultivar B227 chromosome 7, ASM972705v1, whole genome shotgun sequence:
- the LOC120081344 gene encoding homeobox-leucine zipper protein ATHB-13, whose amino-acid sequence MTSNGMAFFPANFMLQTSHEDHDHHHHSNSPPSLNPILPSCTPQDFHGVASFLGKRSMSFSGAEMVEEGNNGEDEFSDDGSQAGEKKRRLNMEQVKTLEKNFELGNKLEPERKMQLARALGLQPRQIAIWFQNRRARWKTKQLEKDYDLLKRQFEAIKSDNEALKSHNQKLQAEIMALKSREPTESINLNKETEGSCSNRSENSSDNIKLDISRTPAIDSPHQHQHQHPTNRPLFPTSSLRPPALAQLFQTSSRSSDHPPKQIDNNHHQIPKEESSSLSNMFCGMDDHSGFWPWLEQQHFN is encoded by the exons ATGACAAGCAATGGGATGGCTTTTTTCCCAGCAAATTTCATGCTACAAACTTCCCATGAAGATCATGATCATCATCACCACTCTAATTCTCCTCCATCTCTCAACCCAATTCTACCTTCTTGCACACCCCAAGATTTTCATG GAGTTGCATCTTTTCTAGGAAAACGATCTATGTCATTTTCAGGGGCGGAAATGGTGGAAGAAGGTAATAACGGTGAGGATGAATTTTCTGATGATGGGTCACAGGCAGGTGAGAAAAAGAGAAGACTTAACATGGAGCAAGTGAAAACACTTGAGAAAAACTTCGAATTGGGAAATAAGCTTGAACCTGAGAGAAAAATGCAGCTAGCTAGAGCCCTTGGTTTACAGCCAAGACAAATTGCTATTTGGTTTCAAAACAGAAGGGCTCGCTGGAAAACTAAGCAGCTTGAAAAAGACTATGATCTTCTCAAAAGACAATTTGAAGCTATCAAATCAGATAATGAAGCCCTCAAATCCCACAACCAAAAACTTCAAGCAGAG ATAATGGCACTAAAAAGTAGAGAGCCAACAGAATCAATCAATCTGAACAAAGAAACAGAGGGATCTTGCAGTAACAGAAGTGAAAACAGCTCtgataatataaaattagaCATATCAAGAACACCAGCCATTGATAGCCCTCATCAGCATCAGCATCAACATCCAACAAATAGGCCTCTTTTTCCCACTTCTTCATTAAGGCCACCAGCTTTGGCTCAACTCTTTCAAACTTCCTCAAGATCATCAGATCATCCACCTAAGCAAATTGATAACAATCATCATCAAATCCCCAAAGAAGAAAGCAGCAGTTTGTCCAATATGTTCTGTGGAATGGATGATCATTCTGGTTTCTGGCCTTGGTTGGAGCAACAACATTTCAACTGa
- the LOC120081345 gene encoding binding partner of ACD11 1 gives MNPGGYTVEVTGLSPKATEKDVLDFFAFSGAIDLVEIIRSGDDACTAYVTFKDAYSQETACLLSGAKIIDQRVCITRWGYFDDEFGFWSRSSGHHEEDSTPASAQRSQFISSAGNAVTMAQEVVKTMLAMGYVLGKDTLTKAKALDESHQVSTTAAAKVADLSHRIGLTDMIGAGFEAVKTMDEKYHVLQTTKSAISATGKTAAAAADTVVRSSYFSRGALFMSDALNRAAKVAADLGSRGLEH, from the exons ATGAATCCTGGTGGTTATACGGTTGAAGTGACGGGCTTGTCTCCTAAAGCAACAGAGAAAGATGTCCTCGATTTCTTCGCTTTCTCTGGCGCAATCGACCTCGTTGAGATTATTAG ATCTGGTGATGATGCCTGCACTGCCTATGTAACATTCAAAGATGCTTATTCTCAAGAGACTGCTTGCTTGCTGAGT GGTGCAAAAATTATAGATCAAAGAGTATGTATAACACGGTGGGGATATTTTGATGACGAATTTGGTTTTTGGAGTAGGTCTTCCGGTCACCATGAAGAAGACAGTACTCCTGCT TCGGCACAAAGAAGTCAGTTTATTTCCAGTGCTGGTAACGCAGTGACCATGGCTCAGGAAGTAGTCAAAACCATGCTGGCCATGGGTTACGTGCTGGGTAAAGATACATTAACCAAAGCCAAAGCCCTTGATGAATCTCATCAGGTTTCAACAACGGCAGCAGCTAAGGTAGCAGACTTGAGTCATAGAATTGGCCTTACTGACATGATAGGTGCGGGCTTTGAAGCGGTTAAAACTATGGATGAGAAGTACCACGTATTGCAGACCACCAAATCAGCTATATCAGCCACAGGAAAAACAGCTGCTGCCGCTGCCGATACCGTGGTCAGGAGTAGCTACTTCTCTAGGGGAGCTCTTTTCATGTCTGATGCCTTGAATCGAGCAGCCAAAGTTGCAGCTGACTTGGGTAGCCGTGGTCTTGAACATTAG